From Streptomonospora salina, the proteins below share one genomic window:
- a CDS encoding serine/threonine-protein kinase has protein sequence MSRPAEREISVLVPPHLAPLAPGDPGAVGPYVLIGRLGAGGTGTVFAAVDPADTDGELVAVKVVHPWPVEDPQDRARLQARLGALAGVDGRCYVPPVTFDAEAEHPWLAMPYVAGLALDGFVREHGPLGRGRLIALVAALGEALSALHGDDVAYGDLTPGNVLLSGRGPRLLDCALPGDGELLRRTAAAWTAPERLEGGDASAASDVFSWAAIAVFAASGRPPVEDEGTPASSTPWLEGLPAEMRPIVRRALSEAPRDRPTVREVLGATIAAWEAVSGSDAPPVQGTAVTQVLTREWRGIVEPDRLPRLVRLGANRRRGAGRAALVAGGSVVALALIGGGGYAAYAALNGGGTEQAENPPAPSSPPPSTEAQQGPPIVRFDPADQENPAEGPWTYTRVERRPSAPETPAATLAPDAWSEQWRPAGGDAVREAVITADTEVLCGRFCVPGPGYIEDDRGTFPLSGPEFIDYLSWGEPVIAELEFAEDGGDGPREISRIVEVYPTPAD, from the coding sequence ATGAGCCGCCCCGCCGAGCGCGAGATCTCCGTTCTGGTACCACCGCACCTGGCCCCGCTCGCCCCCGGAGACCCGGGGGCGGTCGGTCCCTACGTGCTCATCGGCCGCCTCGGCGCCGGCGGAACCGGTACCGTCTTCGCCGCGGTCGACCCCGCCGATACGGACGGCGAGCTGGTGGCGGTCAAGGTGGTGCACCCGTGGCCGGTCGAGGACCCGCAGGATCGCGCGCGCCTGCAGGCCCGCCTCGGGGCGCTCGCGGGGGTCGACGGGCGCTGCTACGTGCCGCCGGTGACGTTCGACGCCGAGGCCGAGCACCCGTGGCTGGCCATGCCCTATGTCGCGGGCCTGGCGCTGGACGGGTTCGTGCGCGAGCACGGGCCGCTGGGGCGGGGGCGGCTCATCGCACTCGTGGCGGCACTGGGCGAGGCCCTGTCGGCCCTGCACGGCGACGACGTGGCCTACGGGGACCTCACGCCCGGGAACGTGCTGCTGAGCGGCCGCGGACCGCGCCTGCTGGACTGCGCGCTGCCGGGCGACGGCGAGCTGCTGCGCCGCACCGCGGCCGCGTGGACGGCGCCGGAGCGGCTGGAGGGCGGTGACGCCTCGGCGGCGTCCGACGTCTTCTCATGGGCGGCGATCGCGGTATTCGCCGCCAGCGGACGGCCGCCGGTCGAGGACGAGGGGACTCCCGCCTCCTCGACCCCGTGGCTGGAGGGGCTACCGGCCGAGATGCGCCCGATCGTGCGCCGCGCGCTGTCGGAGGCGCCCCGCGACCGGCCCACGGTGCGCGAGGTCCTGGGCGCCACGATCGCGGCCTGGGAGGCCGTCAGCGGCTCGGACGCCCCGCCGGTGCAGGGAACCGCCGTCACACAGGTACTCACGCGCGAGTGGCGGGGCATCGTGGAGCCGGACCGGCTGCCGCGCCTGGTGCGGCTGGGCGCGAACCGGCGCCGCGGCGCCGGGCGGGCCGCGCTGGTCGCCGGCGGCTCGGTGGTGGCGCTCGCGCTGATCGGCGGCGGGGGCTACGCGGCCTATGCGGCGCTGAACGGCGGCGGTACCGAGCAGGCGGAGAACCCGCCCGCGCCGTCGTCTCCCCCGCCCTCCACCGAGGCGCAGCAGGGCCCGCCGATCGTGCGGTTCGACCCGGCCGACCAGGAGAACCCGGCCGAGGGCCCGTGGACCTACACCCGGGTGGAGCGCCGCCCGTCGGCGCCGGAGACGCCGGCGGCCACGCTCGCGCCCGACGCCTGGAGCGAGCAGTGGCGGCCGGCGGGCGGGGACGCGGTCCGGGAGGCGGTCATCACCGCGGACACCGAGGTGCTGTGCGGCCGGTTCTGCGTACCGGGCCCGGGCTATATCGAGGACGACCGCGGCACCTTCCCCCTGAGCGGCCCGGAGTTCATCGACTACCTCTCCTGGGGCGAGCCGGTGATCGCGGAGCTGGAGTTCGCCGAGGACGGCGGCGACGGGCCGCGTGAGATCTCCCGCATCGTCGAGGTCTACCCGACGCCGGCGGACTAG
- a CDS encoding DUF948 domain-containing protein, translating into MLTAGDVAALIAAVVWTVLVAFMCVALVKLTRLLSETTKVVAEFGERTRPMLDDVAATVERTGASLDRVEEITANVATATEDVSTVTALTRSTVSGPLVKAASLSYGVRKVLGRRRALALVRSRRRKERR; encoded by the coding sequence ATGCTGACCGCAGGAGACGTAGCAGCGCTCATCGCGGCGGTGGTCTGGACGGTGCTGGTCGCGTTCATGTGCGTGGCCCTGGTGAAGCTCACCAGGCTGCTGTCGGAGACCACGAAGGTCGTCGCGGAGTTCGGCGAGCGCACCCGCCCCATGCTCGACGACGTCGCCGCGACGGTCGAGCGCACCGGAGCCTCCCTCGACCGGGTCGAGGAGATCACCGCCAACGTCGCCACCGCGACCGAAGACGTCTCGACCGTCACCGCGCTGACCCGCTCCACGGTGTCGGGGCCGCTGGTCAAGGCGGCGTCGTTGTCCTACGGCGTGCGCAAGGTGCTGGGCCGGCGCCGCGCTCTGGCCCTCGTGCGCAGCCGCCGCAGGAAGGAGCGCCGATGA
- the alaS gene encoding alanine--tRNA ligase, whose translation METAEIARRFLSFFEKNGHTVAPSANLVADDPTLLFVAAGMVPFKPYFLGQRTAPYDRAASVQKCIRTIDIEEVGKTSRHATFFQMLGNFSFGDYFKEKAIPLAWELLTSPVEEGGYGVDPERLWVTVYLDDDEAATVWRDKVGVPAERIQRFGAEENYWSMGVPGPCGPCSEIFYDRGPEYGAEGGPAADEDRYVEVWNLVFMQYERGEGGAKQDFPILGDLPRKNIDTGMGLERLATLLQGVDNIYETDTLGRILRDASERTGVAYGDDERSDVMLRVVADHVRSATMLVSDGVRPGNEKAGYVLRRILRRSIRNLRLLSGTDTPYMHGLTETAIEAMQGIYPELRTDADRIHEVIETEETNFSDTLRSGTALFSRAAERTRSSGADRISGADAFQLHDTYGFPIDLTLEMAAEQGMGVDEDTFRTLMAEQRETAKRDAKAKKLGNADVSVYGRLLESAGATDFLGYTDHGTESRVLGLVVGGESVGAASAGDRVELVLDRTPFYAESGGQLADKGSVSAPGRGTVDVEDVQKPVPGLFVHRGTVREGTVALDDRIEAVIDSDRRASVSRSHSATHLIHSALRNALGPSAGQAGSENQPGRLRFDFTASKPLGTSELAEIEDEVNTVLSGDIQVRDFTTSMDEALSMGALAMFGEKYGDRVRVVEMSDYSRELCGGTHVGATGQLGVVKLLGESSVGSGVRRVEAAVGIDAFRRLSRESLLVGQLSEQLKTPREELPERVDSLVTRLRTAEKEIEKLRADQVLQAAGELAANARRHGSALMAAHQAPDGTTADDLRRLAADVRQRLGDDGPVVVAVTAVPQDRPVVVVAVNKKAQDSGLKAGDLVGLAARALGGGGGGKPDMAQGGGTDASAVGSALEAVEQRVAQPS comes from the coding sequence ATGGAGACGGCAGAGATCGCCCGCCGCTTCCTCTCATTCTTCGAGAAGAACGGACACACCGTGGCGCCGTCGGCCAACCTGGTCGCCGACGATCCCACCCTGCTGTTCGTCGCGGCCGGCATGGTGCCGTTCAAACCCTACTTCCTGGGCCAGCGCACGGCCCCCTACGACCGCGCCGCCAGCGTCCAGAAGTGCATCCGCACCATCGACATCGAAGAAGTCGGCAAGACCTCGCGGCACGCGACGTTCTTCCAGATGCTCGGCAACTTCTCCTTCGGCGACTACTTCAAGGAGAAGGCCATCCCGCTGGCCTGGGAGCTGCTGACCTCCCCGGTCGAGGAAGGCGGCTACGGCGTCGACCCCGAGCGGCTGTGGGTGACCGTCTACCTCGACGACGACGAGGCCGCGACCGTCTGGCGCGACAAGGTGGGCGTGCCCGCCGAGCGCATCCAGCGCTTCGGCGCCGAGGAGAACTACTGGTCCATGGGCGTGCCCGGCCCCTGCGGCCCCTGCTCGGAGATCTTCTACGACCGGGGCCCCGAATACGGCGCCGAAGGCGGGCCGGCCGCCGACGAGGACCGCTACGTCGAAGTGTGGAACCTCGTCTTCATGCAGTACGAGCGGGGCGAGGGCGGCGCCAAGCAGGACTTCCCGATCCTCGGTGACCTGCCCCGCAAGAACATCGACACCGGCATGGGCCTGGAGCGCCTGGCGACCCTGCTGCAGGGCGTCGACAACATCTACGAGACCGACACCCTCGGCCGCATCCTGCGCGACGCCTCCGAGCGCACCGGCGTGGCCTACGGCGACGACGAGCGCTCCGACGTCATGCTGCGGGTGGTCGCCGACCACGTGCGCAGCGCCACCATGCTCGTCTCCGACGGCGTCCGGCCCGGCAACGAGAAAGCCGGCTACGTCCTGCGCCGCATCCTGCGCCGCTCCATCCGCAACCTGCGCCTGCTCTCCGGGACCGACACCCCCTACATGCACGGCCTCACCGAGACCGCCATCGAAGCCATGCAGGGCATCTACCCGGAGCTGCGCACCGACGCCGACCGCATCCACGAGGTCATCGAGACCGAGGAGACGAACTTCTCCGACACCCTGCGCTCGGGCACGGCGCTGTTCAGCCGCGCCGCCGAGCGCACCCGCAGCAGTGGGGCCGACCGGATCTCCGGCGCCGACGCCTTCCAGCTGCACGACACCTACGGCTTCCCCATCGACCTCACCCTGGAAATGGCCGCCGAGCAGGGGATGGGCGTCGACGAGGACACCTTCCGCACGCTCATGGCCGAGCAGCGCGAGACCGCCAAGCGCGATGCCAAGGCCAAGAAGCTCGGCAACGCCGACGTCAGCGTCTACGGCCGGCTGCTGGAGAGCGCCGGTGCCACCGACTTCCTCGGCTACACCGACCACGGGACCGAGTCGCGCGTGCTGGGCCTGGTCGTCGGCGGCGAGTCGGTCGGAGCCGCATCTGCGGGCGACCGGGTCGAGCTGGTGCTGGACCGCACCCCCTTCTACGCCGAAAGCGGCGGCCAGCTCGCCGACAAGGGCAGCGTCTCCGCGCCGGGACGCGGCACCGTCGACGTCGAAGACGTGCAGAAGCCCGTGCCCGGACTGTTCGTGCACCGCGGCACCGTGCGCGAGGGCACCGTCGCCCTGGACGACCGCATCGAGGCCGTCATCGACTCCGACCGCCGCGCCTCGGTCTCCCGTTCGCACTCGGCCACCCACCTCATCCACTCCGCGCTGCGCAACGCGCTGGGCCCCTCCGCCGGACAGGCCGGGTCGGAGAACCAGCCCGGCCGGCTGCGGTTCGACTTCACCGCGAGCAAGCCGCTGGGCACCTCGGAGCTCGCCGAGATCGAGGACGAGGTCAACACCGTGCTCTCCGGCGACATCCAGGTGCGCGACTTCACCACCTCCATGGACGAGGCATTGTCGATGGGCGCGCTGGCGATGTTCGGGGAGAAGTACGGCGATCGGGTCCGCGTCGTCGAGATGAGCGACTACTCCCGCGAGCTGTGCGGCGGCACGCACGTCGGCGCCACCGGACAGCTGGGCGTCGTCAAACTGCTGGGCGAGTCGTCGGTGGGCTCGGGCGTGCGCCGCGTCGAGGCGGCCGTGGGCATCGACGCCTTCCGCCGGCTCTCCCGCGAGTCGCTGCTGGTCGGCCAGCTCTCCGAGCAGCTGAAGACCCCGCGCGAGGAGCTTCCCGAGCGTGTCGACTCCCTCGTCACCCGGTTGCGCACCGCCGAGAAGGAGATCGAGAAGCTGCGGGCCGACCAGGTGCTGCAGGCCGCCGGCGAACTGGCCGCCAACGCCCGCAGGCACGGGTCGGCGCTGATGGCCGCCCACCAGGCTCCCGACGGCACTACCGCCGACGACCTGCGCCGGCTGGCCGCCGACGTGCGCCAGCGGCTCGGCGACGACGGCCCGGTCGTGGTCGCCGTCACCGCGGTCCCCCAGGACCGTCCCGTCGTCGTCGTGGCCGTGAACAAGAAGGCCCAGGACAGCGGACTCAAAGCCGGCGACCTCGTCGGCCTGGCGGCCCGCGCCCTCGGTGGCGGAGGCGGCGGCAAGCCCGACATGGCGCAAGGCGGCGGCACCGACGCCTCGGCGGTCGGCAGCGCCCTGGAGGCCGTCGAGCAGCGCGTCGCCCAGCCCTCCTGA
- the ruvX gene encoding Holliday junction resolvase RuvX — translation MRRGVRIAVDPGSTRIGVARCDPGGMLATPVETVRRGDGDLDRIAELVLEHEAREVVVGYPASLSGEAGPSARRARSFAETLSRRLAPVPVRLVDERMTTVTAQDQLRSGASYGRRGVAGGKARRSVVDQAAAVVLLQSALDAERQSGRPPGETVGGDS, via the coding sequence TTGAGGCGCGGAGTTCGGATCGCTGTGGATCCCGGCAGCACCAGGATCGGGGTCGCGCGGTGCGACCCCGGCGGCATGCTCGCCACGCCGGTGGAGACCGTCCGCCGCGGCGACGGCGATCTCGACCGGATCGCCGAGCTCGTGCTCGAACACGAGGCCCGCGAGGTCGTCGTCGGCTACCCCGCTTCGCTCTCGGGCGAAGCGGGCCCGTCGGCGCGCCGGGCGCGGTCCTTCGCCGAGACGCTGTCCCGCAGGCTCGCGCCCGTGCCGGTCCGGCTGGTGGACGAGCGCATGACCACGGTGACCGCTCAGGACCAGTTGCGCTCCGGCGCCTCCTACGGCCGCCGCGGCGTCGCGGGCGGTAAGGCGCGGCGCTCGGTCGTCGACCAGGCCGCGGCCGTCGTGCTGCTGCAGAGCGCTCTGGACGCCGAGCGTCAGAGCGGCCGCCCGCCCGGTGAGACCGTCGGGGGAGATTCATGA
- the mltG gene encoding endolytic transglycosylase MltG, protein MSDRAPYDGGDNGRRGRRRASAPVDDDRGSGPSSGAGYYTDPHTDPVRAARDGGSDDPPTDPGRRGGAPGVPGPGGEPAPADRGDARTARPRGRRHRAPDADGPGPSAGPPQQASPEDPGPRSRRRRARSDQDAEEHLAWSRGDSGDEDGGFQPVQPRALDFDAVPVRRKRSRGAEPGEGARGAGRRRSGDTGSVPAVPEQGPERGGADGGRGAGPESGGLAAVEDTGTGSGSGADPRGGRRRRRGDAAEDPRGRPAGAASAPSHEAEAEPAPPRRSRRAPAEPGRDRRKSRRAPAEEPDDAGSGFGAQDGAEDEDREPVGEPGRRRARTGGRDGGRSRSRRPRAAKKRTRRRTFPVVLVCVVLVAGLAGGGYLGRTYLFPPDYEGEGSGGVRITVAEGASGSAVASELADEGVVAGPRAFLNALDADGGNLEPGTYRMNERMSGEAAVAALMDPSSRVKAHITFKEGLRSSEILTLISEETDIPMERLRAALENGEQLGLPGYAEQGAEGYLFPDTYDMPADAGAPALLKRMVDRYHQVAEDVSLKEKADELNLTPDEALSVAAVVQAESGSAEDMPKVARVVYNRLQDGMQLGMDSTCFYVLDEYGIALTSDQVEKCENSGSEYATYGRTGLPAGPIVSPGRDAIEAALEPAEGDWLYFVATDPENGVTEFAETYDEFAQLKQEFERNRSDA, encoded by the coding sequence ATGAGCGACCGAGCCCCCTACGACGGCGGCGACAACGGGCGGCGCGGGCGCCGCCGCGCTTCCGCACCCGTCGACGACGACCGCGGGAGCGGCCCCTCGTCCGGCGCCGGCTACTACACCGACCCGCACACCGACCCGGTGCGCGCGGCGCGCGACGGCGGCTCGGACGACCCGCCGACCGACCCGGGGCGCCGGGGCGGGGCCCCGGGCGTGCCCGGCCCCGGTGGTGAACCGGCGCCCGCCGATCGGGGCGACGCCCGGACCGCCCGCCCCCGCGGGCGCCGGCACCGCGCCCCGGACGCGGACGGCCCCGGGCCGTCCGCCGGGCCGCCGCAGCAGGCGTCTCCCGAGGATCCCGGCCCGCGCTCCCGTCGCCGCAGGGCCCGCTCCGATCAGGACGCCGAAGAGCACTTGGCCTGGAGCCGCGGCGATTCCGGCGACGAGGACGGCGGTTTCCAGCCCGTGCAGCCGCGGGCCCTGGACTTCGACGCCGTCCCGGTGCGGCGCAAGCGTTCGCGCGGCGCGGAGCCGGGGGAAGGGGCGCGCGGAGCCGGGCGCAGGCGCTCCGGCGACACCGGATCCGTCCCCGCCGTACCCGAGCAGGGCCCCGAACGCGGCGGGGCCGACGGCGGGCGCGGGGCCGGGCCCGAATCGGGCGGCCTCGCGGCGGTCGAAGATACCGGCACCGGGAGCGGAAGCGGCGCGGATCCCCGCGGGGGCCGCAGGCGCCGCCGCGGCGACGCCGCCGAGGACCCGCGGGGGCGCCCCGCCGGGGCCGCCTCCGCCCCGTCGCACGAGGCGGAGGCCGAGCCCGCCCCGCCGCGCCGCTCCCGCCGGGCTCCGGCCGAGCCGGGCCGCGACCGGCGGAAGAGCCGGCGCGCCCCGGCCGAGGAGCCCGACGACGCCGGTTCCGGCTTCGGAGCCCAGGACGGAGCCGAAGACGAGGACCGCGAACCGGTCGGCGAGCCCGGCCGTCGGCGCGCGCGCACCGGCGGCCGGGACGGGGGCCGCTCGCGAAGCCGTCGTCCGCGGGCCGCGAAGAAGCGCACACGCCGCCGCACGTTCCCGGTCGTGCTGGTGTGCGTGGTGCTGGTCGCCGGACTCGCCGGGGGCGGCTACCTCGGCCGCACCTACCTGTTCCCGCCCGACTACGAGGGCGAGGGAAGCGGCGGTGTCCGGATCACCGTCGCCGAGGGCGCCAGCGGCAGCGCCGTCGCCAGCGAACTCGCCGACGAGGGCGTGGTCGCCGGCCCGCGGGCGTTCCTCAACGCGCTCGACGCCGACGGCGGCAATCTCGAACCCGGCACCTACCGGATGAACGAGCGGATGAGCGGCGAGGCCGCCGTAGCCGCGCTCATGGACCCCTCCTCCCGCGTTAAGGCGCACATCACCTTCAAGGAAGGGCTGCGCTCCTCGGAGATCCTCACCCTGATCTCCGAGGAGACCGACATCCCCATGGAGCGGCTGCGCGCGGCGCTGGAGAACGGCGAGCAGTTGGGGCTTCCCGGATACGCCGAACAGGGAGCGGAGGGCTACCTCTTCCCCGACACCTACGACATGCCGGCCGACGCCGGCGCGCCCGCGCTGCTCAAGCGCATGGTCGACCGGTACCACCAGGTGGCCGAGGACGTGTCGCTGAAGGAGAAGGCCGACGAGCTCAACCTGACGCCCGACGAGGCGCTGTCGGTGGCGGCCGTGGTCCAGGCGGAGTCCGGCTCGGCCGAGGACATGCCCAAGGTCGCCCGCGTCGTCTACAACCGGCTGCAGGACGGAATGCAGCTGGGCATGGACAGCACCTGCTTCTACGTACTGGACGAGTACGGGATCGCGCTGACCAGCGACCAGGTCGAGAAGTGCGAGAACAGCGGCAGCGAGTACGCCACCTACGGCCGCACGGGCCTGCCGGCCGGGCCCATCGTCAGCCCGGGCCGTGACGCCATCGAGGCCGCGCTGGAACCGGCCGAAGGCGACTGGCTGTACTTCGTGGCCACCGACCCCGAGAACGGGGTGACGGAGTTCGCCGAGACCTACGACGAGTTCGCGCAGCTCAAGCAGGAGTTCGAGCGGAATCGGAGCGATGCGTGA
- a CDS encoding shikimate dehydrogenase produces the protein MRAAVLGSPVGHSLSPVLHTAAYAALGLAGEWFYGCFECAEDGLDGFVKGCGDGWAGLSVTMPLKHEALRLADEAEPVARDVGGANTLVFGSGRLLAFNTDVHGIAAALHEAGVERVSAAAVLGGGATAASAVAALRDLGADPGGVTVLARDPARAAGAVAAGERMGMRVATAPLAEIGAHLDTDVVVSTLPAGAGDAYAEAVAGCGAAVFDVVYSPWPTALAAASQAAGRTVVGGFPMLLHQAARQVELMTGAESAPVEAMRTAGLAELHRRTAAGAER, from the coding sequence ATGCGGGCGGCGGTCCTGGGTTCCCCGGTGGGCCATTCGCTTTCCCCGGTGCTGCACACGGCCGCCTACGCGGCGCTCGGCCTGGCGGGGGAGTGGTTCTACGGGTGCTTCGAATGCGCCGAGGACGGGTTGGACGGTTTCGTGAAGGGCTGCGGCGACGGTTGGGCGGGGCTCAGCGTGACGATGCCGCTCAAACACGAGGCGCTGCGGCTGGCCGACGAGGCCGAACCCGTCGCCCGCGACGTCGGCGGAGCCAACACCCTCGTCTTCGGCAGCGGGCGGCTGCTGGCCTTCAACACCGACGTCCACGGGATCGCGGCCGCGCTGCACGAGGCGGGGGTCGAGCGTGTATCCGCCGCCGCGGTACTGGGTGGCGGCGCCACCGCGGCCTCCGCCGTGGCGGCGCTCCGCGACCTGGGCGCGGATCCCGGCGGCGTCACCGTTCTGGCACGCGATCCCGCGCGGGCCGCCGGCGCCGTGGCCGCGGGTGAGCGGATGGGCATGCGGGTCGCCACCGCGCCGCTGGCCGAGATCGGGGCGCACCTCGACACCGACGTGGTGGTCTCGACACTGCCCGCGGGCGCCGGCGACGCCTACGCCGAAGCGGTCGCCGGCTGCGGGGCGGCCGTGTTCGACGTGGTCTACAGTCCGTGGCCGACCGCGCTCGCGGCGGCTTCCCAGGCGGCCGGGCGCACCGTCGTCGGCGGCTTCCCGATGCTGCTGCACCAGGCGGCGCGCCAGGTCGAGCTGATGACCGGTGCGGAGTCCGCACCGGTGGAGGCGATGCGCACCGCCGGTCTCGCGGAGCTGCACCGCCGTACCGCAGCCGGAGCCGAGCGCTGA
- the infC gene encoding translation initiation factor IF-3 has protein sequence MLGRGPISAEQPRINDRIRVAEVRLVGPNGEQVGIVPVQDALRLAEEAQLDLVEVAPTARPPVAKLMDYGKYKYESAVKARESRRNQSNTIIKEIKLRPKIDPHDYETKKGHVERFLKGGDKVKVTIMFRGREQSRPELGRRLLGRLAEDVSDLGAVESQPKQDGRNMVMVLGPHKRRSENKAEARGGGGKSRREQPKQEQEQAGQGT, from the coding sequence ATGCTAGGGAGGGGTCCCATCAGCGCTGAGCAGCCCCGCATCAATGACCGCATCAGGGTAGCCGAGGTCCGGCTCGTCGGTCCCAACGGCGAGCAGGTCGGTATCGTGCCTGTGCAGGACGCACTGCGTCTCGCCGAAGAGGCGCAACTCGATCTCGTCGAGGTCGCGCCCACGGCACGCCCGCCGGTCGCGAAGCTGATGGACTACGGAAAGTACAAGTACGAGTCCGCGGTCAAGGCGCGCGAGTCGCGCAGGAACCAGTCGAACACGATCATCAAGGAGATCAAGCTCCGTCCGAAGATCGACCCGCACGACTACGAGACCAAGAAGGGTCACGTCGAGCGGTTCCTCAAAGGCGGGGACAAGGTCAAGGTGACGATCATGTTCCGCGGTCGCGAGCAGTCCCGCCCTGAGCTGGGGCGCCGTTTGCTGGGCCGGCTGGCCGAGGACGTCTCGGATCTCGGGGCGGTCGAGTCGCAGCCCAAGCAGGACGGCCGCAATATGGTCATGGTCCTCGGGCCGCACAAGCGCCGGTCCGAGAACAAGGCCGAGGCTCGCGGCGGCGGCGGGAAGTCGCGGCGCGAGCAGCCCAAGCAGGAGCAGGAGCAGGCCGGCCAGGGGACCTGA